The following are encoded in a window of Rubellicoccus peritrichatus genomic DNA:
- a CDS encoding DUF6288 domain-containing protein yields the protein MKLQADSLAPFQFGPTGIFCEWDGGINYNHNDGDNFVTVTSVQSGGPSNGIIQVGDKIYAVNGTQLSSSQLLVYGGYRKDPRPAMGDAITESEAGDGKLVLDIERDGVRQDITVQLLMTNTAYSPTWPENCPKSDLIVQTSVDRIVSQINDLSLNNTRGLPFGTLLLLGTGDDQYLDELEYLMDNYIGVPNADPTDGNARTNWYTSLSAIAVSEYYIRTGDADVLPYLQFHVDHAFETDAVGGWGHGYPTGYPNPGYVFGGLVNACGGQMFISVCLARECGIDMADEDFERTLRYYYAFAAVAAPEYGDHRPGDGGAHNGKTSEVGIGVSLLNEPYHSFGRFVGAQDAMNTPQFQGGHTGNYPNLLWRAISLGLVPDERADAYRFSMDYMRWYLELSRGYDGSFRLLPAYEETRYADSTWGMMMPLYFISWKNTLRMTGAPPTQYSVIKEAPEVMPKSTDFANLTFAEGYTDGDFPYTLTDNVQNMSNLSVVEKAMRHWHPVVRFNAAQNIGNLATSANLSPLNEDADPDNDLTDPAVDIIVDALQSADARVRTSALMGITGLEGFWPGSLADFKYDEGDYRRMAPYVEAILNREDIGHWELDGAIWAMVVMPDDVKLDNIDRILEILDYPYSWWSRYAAFQAIRRLPDNVEANYALDLVEAYLGELHLWPKDSMSWGVASIVNNMSQYFQNGEREAILHMLGEDLAGGIYPRDHGYQKTGGYNHDAASLRPILEAYNYAEFAQISNELNTYFTRWTNPAERPAISSGQLLMAPLVDYFLFLDLSDTTVLNTLAPIMPGIKAMSVGKASETYKGPTTEWLLYAEDWQNIVDELLVNYQTLYGDFPLVQNYYFTAEPPTIGDPAPFPDTTQQIINYEIEQGSGTSVFNNGAYGYDAAASMTSDSGWSGTGVDRRSSDSLNANLAYITAPNDDKGPSDVTISCWIRLDENLPDSDAHYVAFSALLGFDLGVRRMQVDGGWKNTLFFDSSLWGSSHLPLYGVSDSEGRPAMDLESGKDYFIMFEGIQDDEINLTLMHLYDPEANVWLMSDGNQNPGGARYVSGDLSIGIGSLDSETLDPTTQFPGLIDNAQIWSGTTPLTLSKKLTLAMKGSITDVDEQPYVLLEEAANVDAISAEINAHLAANSPAGSNLTLYYGMSDGGENAANWEHSIILQQNGSTVLSEGEYNHPLSGLNPNSTYYLRAHVQNPTGAMLEFWSPSPVIIHTAPVADDFEAPVANVGIDVLVKDSDEDGFAQVTLDGSASSDNYGIQIYTWTDEQGNVLYSGPNSTIQAELAVGQYLITLTTTDFNNNSNLDQYYVYVMKDEAGAPTADAGSNQVIVDYNRDDARLTYLEGTTDANAVSSSWLLERQEVSTSDTFEMNLPVGDHVLIYTTAASDGSSTSDAVRITVLSEAQAIASWTEIDETDIPFRRIIAAQDFSEIATDFTNTTVLQRSYPSSNHPVNEGLDFWAFSGVRGQTSGLTTPITEYGVTDEKQYKVSSLYSPPFWSYWNLETESIALNGAVDMRISMQFNRSTNPAKSNTRAGAKVVCTLADGTEKEIKIYGYEKNKNHIDNIDASNLEWAEIPDEAVSLYVHVDGVMTDKASWQSIDNIVVTGRPVGVIAPPVVTVTGSSRSGTEAMLKGAITDTGDDAPDVTIYYGLEDKGPTAEGWDSSVHIGTQTGSFEQLVTGLRPGTTYYFRAYAENNAGSSFSASAKDFTTNVIDPIIVGYGEIDLTESSVTLQGEVTEAGGEDPTIILYYGAEPEGTNTSRWDYDVDLGEQSGAFSYALSGLDPGETIFYRFRAVNSEGSDWSYTDEFTTLIVAPSIAASDATAITATSATINGNVTDTGGEIPNVRLFYGSSDVGMSTNGWDAGVDLGDQSGSISHTLTGLSSGEVLYYRLYAENSAGGVFTDPALSFETPLAPPTVVVNAASSVTADAATLNGTITNYGGEEPIITIYYGEIDRGQTSFGWDGVIGLGVQSSNFSQAITGLNPNKSYVYRIYAANSAGGSWSNAETFLTIADETNVIYTIQNGNYTATTTWDGSVIPVDGNVTIQNHQVTYSGSSGSVDLVVIGSEGTSRINSSTTFEEKILNANGNINFSKSTRTLTVDKLTINGGRIFENSGKSNNEIAATTIIGDGDVHFYGANASGLATALAINCTDMKGYNGTIIIGGNGANGYVDFHQDIASADASFGIDIVGDGNRLALSGDLAVTSLTVNGDVLSLGTYTIDTASNPTATDLSNVNGTDYSSFFGDLGGTITVATPTANGPPIVLSSPALTVGRNTATLSGEVTDTGGQPPVITFFYGTSDGGGATPEGWDGSLVVAGGNGQSGTFSAEVYNLLTSQLYYYRIRAVNSAGEDWSDSYASFTTSSATKPEVITTIASNVQPYEATLNGEVTFTGGIAPTVTIYYGTTDGEDIAVNWAGQIDVDSGNPQSGVFSQEVANLLPNRTYYYRAFAENTVGSFWSETTQSFTTAVAAPTVDYPAASNITYTTITLNGEVADTGGEDPVVTIFYDTADGGLDEGVWSYSIDLGTQSSSFNTAISGLAPDTPYYFRVRAANSGGSVWTGLGAFSTPALRAPVVINIAASGIDSRSATLNGEVTDTGGVSPIVRIYYDAIDQGTTAGNWAAYVDVDSGSTQSGTFAESISGLQPNQTYYYRAYAENSVGGDWSDFAETFTTPVTLPDVVTADASNINTTEATLNGEVISTGGVAPDITIFYGMADGGADPDRWDNELILGTQSGAFIRAVDNLNSGTTYYYRARAVNSAGTSWSSGDAATFDTLVAPPMVDNDPATNISYTNATLNGEIVLTGGEAPVVTLYYGESDGGMLVGGWSYSISVDNGNPQSGEFSQMVSGLEPGKSYVFRARAVNSAGEDWSNYAQGFSMLAPTTPTVTNLPATEVGSSSVTLNGEVTDTGGIPPEVWIFYGTDPNNLDTSVHVDGGNPQSGTFAETISGLLPATRYYYRAYAVNSVGGTWADATGHFDTVIGPPIVTNDSATAIGLTLVTFNGEVTSTGGQTPTVTLYYGKTDGEDIADNWDHSVSIGAQPGIFEAPVNDLDFNTQYYYRAYAENSGGFDWADESNTFITDTIGSGVSAYFDNGEFEGTTAFSHGSHLYGNHWSCNKDKWTIVSGQFQATGLGSSSRTATHTDVGSLTGTGWTLLFRMAEYTSGGLGNFRLWLGKEDGNNSSSDRIMGLGGTPNSPDSNIVDNNGWTLALELSAEQLLSLQREGIHKFELTGVDMSNYDIAVLYFHGGGSSGNFTGTFDDFAFIAPSEGGSTQPIVIATGASAVGNDFATLNGEVSSTGGEEPSVTVYYGKTDGEDIAGNWDYAVNLGTQSGSFRYDATDLDITTQYYYRVHAANSSGEDWSDATSTFNTQYLAVAGVNSIDVIISESEINATQPGYHPDDVFNAVGILQENGSETKSDRNLVIGYTLPTLPLGETVDTVELFFEITSAIDINETSHLELDVYMLDTNDPDGSGTEFFYHGDSDSAADVFFVGTTSVTISGNSQNDFIDDYEDRIIRLSGSALHRLKSYYGGDHIPEQTEAFFRFNLDTNPTLFALQRYHIDTGSNETGLNIRTLARTTDYQNWISQNLDAAQQAAYAANPDIDHDGDGMSLIKEFYFARDFQISDSSSLLVINQGPGESIMSVTYQRRKATQGVVMNYEVSSDLSNWTPIANPVEIVQSIDDDIEEVQIAIPASTNTTFYRLVIE from the coding sequence TTGAAATTACAGGCCGACAGCCTGGCTCCATTTCAGTTCGGCCCAACGGGGATCTTTTGTGAGTGGGATGGGGGAATAAATTACAACCACAATGATGGAGATAATTTTGTCACGGTTACTTCGGTCCAATCTGGAGGGCCATCGAACGGTATCATCCAGGTGGGCGACAAGATTTATGCAGTCAACGGCACGCAATTAAGTTCCAGTCAACTACTCGTATATGGTGGCTATCGCAAGGATCCTCGTCCCGCCATGGGAGACGCAATCACAGAATCAGAAGCCGGGGATGGCAAACTGGTTCTGGATATAGAGCGCGATGGTGTTCGCCAGGATATCACGGTTCAATTATTGATGACCAACACTGCTTACAGTCCAACCTGGCCGGAGAACTGTCCCAAATCTGATCTCATCGTCCAGACCTCGGTTGATCGCATCGTAAGCCAGATCAATGATTTGAGCCTGAACAACACGCGTGGTTTACCTTTCGGAACTTTGTTGCTGCTCGGCACTGGTGACGACCAATACCTGGACGAGCTCGAATACCTCATGGACAACTATATTGGTGTGCCCAACGCCGACCCAACGGACGGCAACGCACGAACCAATTGGTATACCTCGCTCAGTGCTATTGCGGTTTCCGAGTATTACATTCGCACTGGCGATGCCGACGTGTTGCCGTATCTTCAGTTTCACGTCGATCATGCGTTTGAGACCGATGCGGTCGGTGGATGGGGGCATGGTTATCCAACCGGCTATCCCAACCCTGGTTATGTTTTTGGTGGATTGGTGAATGCGTGTGGCGGTCAGATGTTCATCAGCGTATGCTTGGCTCGTGAGTGCGGGATCGATATGGCTGATGAGGATTTTGAAAGAACGCTTCGTTACTATTATGCCTTCGCAGCGGTTGCGGCACCGGAATACGGCGACCACCGTCCAGGTGATGGAGGCGCCCACAATGGCAAAACCTCTGAGGTCGGCATCGGCGTCTCCCTCCTCAACGAACCTTATCATTCATTCGGACGTTTTGTCGGCGCACAGGATGCGATGAACACCCCGCAGTTCCAAGGGGGGCATACGGGAAACTATCCCAACCTTCTCTGGCGCGCGATCTCACTTGGACTCGTTCCCGATGAACGAGCAGACGCCTACCGCTTCAGCATGGACTACATGCGTTGGTATCTCGAACTCTCCCGCGGTTACGATGGCAGCTTTAGGTTGTTGCCAGCATACGAAGAGACACGCTATGCCGACAGCACTTGGGGAATGATGATGCCGCTTTACTTCATTTCGTGGAAAAACACCTTACGCATGACCGGCGCTCCGCCGACTCAATATAGCGTCATCAAAGAGGCCCCCGAAGTCATGCCCAAGAGCACTGACTTTGCGAACTTAACGTTTGCCGAAGGCTACACGGATGGCGACTTCCCTTACACGCTCACGGATAACGTCCAAAATATGAGCAACTTATCGGTTGTCGAGAAAGCGATGCGCCACTGGCACCCGGTGGTACGCTTCAACGCTGCCCAGAACATCGGCAATCTGGCAACGAGCGCTAACCTAAGTCCGCTTAACGAAGATGCAGACCCTGATAATGATCTCACCGACCCGGCCGTAGATATCATCGTTGATGCTCTGCAAAGCGCCGATGCGCGTGTCCGCACTTCTGCCTTAATGGGGATCACCGGTCTGGAAGGATTCTGGCCAGGGTCACTCGCTGATTTTAAGTACGACGAGGGCGACTACCGCCGAATGGCACCCTACGTTGAAGCCATTCTGAATCGCGAAGACATTGGCCACTGGGAGCTCGATGGAGCTATCTGGGCCATGGTGGTCATGCCGGATGACGTCAAATTGGACAACATCGACCGCATACTTGAAATTCTGGACTATCCCTACAGCTGGTGGTCACGCTATGCCGCGTTCCAGGCCATTCGCAGATTACCCGATAATGTTGAAGCAAACTATGCGCTAGATCTGGTAGAGGCTTATCTGGGCGAACTACATCTCTGGCCCAAAGACAGTATGTCCTGGGGCGTTGCTAGCATCGTCAATAACATGAGTCAGTATTTCCAGAATGGAGAGCGCGAAGCCATTCTCCACATGCTCGGTGAAGACCTTGCCGGAGGTATCTACCCGCGAGACCACGGTTATCAAAAAACCGGCGGTTACAACCATGATGCTGCCTCGCTGCGGCCTATTTTGGAAGCATACAATTATGCCGAGTTCGCTCAAATCTCGAACGAGCTGAACACCTATTTTACACGCTGGACCAATCCCGCTGAACGTCCTGCGATATCAAGTGGGCAATTGCTCATGGCCCCTCTGGTGGATTACTTCCTGTTTCTCGACCTCAGCGATACAACCGTCTTAAATACTCTGGCTCCCATTATGCCGGGGATCAAGGCAATGAGTGTTGGAAAAGCCTCCGAAACTTACAAAGGACCGACTACGGAATGGCTCCTCTACGCGGAAGACTGGCAAAATATAGTCGATGAATTGCTAGTGAATTACCAAACACTCTACGGAGACTTCCCGCTCGTCCAGAACTACTACTTCACTGCCGAGCCACCAACCATTGGCGACCCAGCTCCCTTCCCGGATACAACACAGCAGATTATCAATTACGAAATTGAGCAGGGCTCAGGAACTTCCGTATTCAATAATGGAGCGTATGGCTATGATGCGGCCGCTTCAATGACTTCCGATAGTGGTTGGTCAGGAACTGGCGTTGACCGACGCAGCTCGGATAGCCTGAACGCCAACCTTGCTTATATAACGGCCCCCAATGATGACAAGGGACCCAGCGACGTCACCATCTCCTGCTGGATTCGGCTCGATGAAAACCTTCCTGATTCCGATGCTCATTACGTCGCATTTTCTGCTCTGCTAGGCTTCGACCTCGGTGTTCGTAGAATGCAAGTCGATGGGGGGTGGAAGAATACACTCTTCTTTGATTCCTCTCTCTGGGGCAGTAGTCATCTACCACTTTATGGGGTTTCTGATTCTGAGGGAAGACCGGCAATGGACCTCGAATCCGGCAAGGACTACTTCATCATGTTCGAAGGCATTCAGGATGACGAAATCAACCTCACGCTAATGCACCTTTACGACCCGGAAGCAAATGTTTGGCTGATGTCGGATGGCAATCAGAATCCCGGTGGGGCGCGCTATGTATCAGGCGATCTCTCGATCGGCATAGGTTCGTTGGACAGCGAAACACTGGACCCAACAACCCAATTTCCGGGCCTGATTGACAACGCGCAAATCTGGTCAGGAACGACACCACTCACTTTGTCAAAGAAGCTCACTCTTGCAATGAAAGGGTCCATAACGGATGTCGATGAACAGCCCTACGTTCTGCTAGAAGAAGCAGCCAACGTCGATGCGATCTCGGCAGAGATCAATGCTCATCTGGCTGCGAACTCGCCTGCAGGGTCCAATCTCACACTATACTATGGTATGAGTGACGGTGGCGAGAATGCCGCCAACTGGGAACACTCGATTATCTTGCAGCAAAACGGAAGCACCGTTCTAAGCGAAGGTGAGTACAATCATCCTCTGAGCGGACTCAATCCAAACAGCACTTACTATCTTCGCGCTCACGTCCAGAACCCCACGGGTGCAATGCTGGAATTTTGGAGCCCAAGCCCAGTCATCATTCATACTGCACCGGTTGCCGACGACTTCGAAGCACCCGTTGCCAATGTCGGTATTGATGTCTTAGTCAAAGACAGTGACGAGGATGGCTTTGCACAAGTCACCCTTGACGGCAGTGCCAGCAGTGATAACTACGGCATCCAAATCTATACTTGGACCGATGAACAAGGAAACGTTCTTTACTCCGGGCCCAATAGCACAATTCAAGCGGAACTGGCGGTAGGACAATATCTCATCACACTGACCACAACGGACTTTAACAACAACAGCAATCTGGATCAGTATTATGTCTACGTCATGAAAGATGAAGCCGGGGCTCCTACTGCGGATGCCGGAAGCAATCAGGTAATCGTTGACTACAATCGCGATGATGCGCGCCTGACCTATTTGGAAGGAACGACGGATGCGAATGCCGTTTCCTCCAGCTGGTTGCTTGAGCGGCAAGAGGTCAGCACCAGTGATACATTTGAAATGAATTTGCCAGTCGGTGACCATGTATTGATCTATACCACAGCAGCCTCCGATGGGTCTTCCACTTCTGACGCCGTGCGCATTACAGTGCTCAGTGAAGCACAAGCGATCGCTTCTTGGACGGAAATCGATGAAACCGACATTCCTTTCCGGCGGATAATCGCAGCCCAGGACTTTTCTGAAATCGCTACGGATTTCACTAATACCACCGTGCTTCAGCGTTCCTATCCATCGTCGAATCATCCGGTCAATGAAGGTCTCGATTTTTGGGCATTCAGCGGAGTCAGAGGGCAAACCAGTGGTCTTACCACTCCCATCACTGAGTACGGTGTCACGGATGAAAAACAGTATAAAGTAAGTTCACTCTATTCTCCTCCATTTTGGTCATACTGGAATCTTGAAACGGAATCAATCGCACTCAATGGGGCGGTCGACATGAGGATCTCCATGCAATTCAATCGATCGACGAATCCAGCTAAGAGCAACACCAGAGCTGGCGCAAAAGTCGTTTGCACCTTGGCCGATGGAACCGAGAAAGAGATTAAAATCTATGGGTATGAAAAAAATAAAAATCATATCGATAACATTGACGCCAGTAACCTGGAATGGGCTGAAATTCCCGACGAAGCAGTATCGCTCTATGTTCATGTAGATGGGGTGATGACCGATAAGGCTAGTTGGCAATCCATCGATAACATTGTTGTCACCGGAAGACCGGTCGGTGTTATTGCCCCCCCAGTGGTAACTGTTACTGGATCAAGTAGAAGTGGAACCGAAGCCATGCTCAAGGGGGCAATTACGGATACAGGTGATGATGCCCCTGACGTAACGATCTACTATGGATTGGAAGACAAAGGTCCGACCGCAGAAGGCTGGGACAGCTCGGTCCATATCGGAACTCAGACCGGATCTTTCGAACAACTGGTGACCGGTCTGAGACCAGGAACGACTTACTACTTTAGAGCTTATGCCGAGAACAACGCAGGTTCCTCCTTCTCAGCATCCGCAAAGGATTTCACCACTAACGTCATCGATCCGATTATCGTCGGTTATGGGGAAATCGATCTGACCGAGAGCAGCGTGACCCTTCAAGGCGAAGTTACTGAAGCTGGTGGCGAAGATCCAACTATCATCCTCTACTATGGAGCTGAGCCAGAGGGGACTAACACAAGCCGGTGGGACTATGACGTCGACCTCGGAGAACAGTCTGGTGCGTTCAGCTATGCGCTCTCCGGACTCGATCCGGGTGAAACGATTTTCTATCGATTCCGCGCCGTCAATTCCGAAGGATCAGACTGGTCGTATACTGATGAGTTCACCACTCTTATTGTCGCTCCTTCCATTGCTGCGAGTGACGCGACTGCAATCACTGCGACGAGTGCAACGATCAATGGGAACGTCACAGACACGGGCGGAGAAATCCCGAATGTCAGGCTGTTTTACGGAAGCTCAGACGTAGGGATGTCCACGAACGGATGGGACGCCGGGGTCGATCTCGGAGATCAATCTGGTAGCATTTCTCACACGCTGACCGGCCTTTCATCCGGTGAAGTGTTATACTACCGGCTCTATGCGGAAAATTCCGCTGGCGGAGTGTTTACTGATCCCGCTTTAAGCTTTGAGACGCCTTTAGCGCCGCCTACCGTTGTTGTTAACGCCGCCAGCTCCGTAACCGCAGATGCCGCGACGCTCAATGGCACCATAACGAACTATGGTGGCGAGGAACCCATCATCACTATCTACTACGGTGAGATTGACCGGGGGCAAACCAGCTTTGGCTGGGACGGAGTGATTGGCCTGGGCGTTCAATCTTCTAATTTCAGTCAAGCCATCACGGGACTGAACCCCAACAAAAGCTACGTCTACCGAATCTACGCTGCGAATAGCGCAGGCGGCTCATGGTCCAATGCCGAAACGTTCCTCACCATCGCCGACGAAACGAATGTCATCTACACGATTCAAAACGGCAACTACACGGCGACGACAACATGGGATGGAAGCGTAATTCCTGTTGATGGGAATGTCACAATTCAGAATCATCAGGTTACATATAGTGGAAGCTCAGGTTCAGTGGACCTGGTTGTTATCGGCTCGGAAGGAACCTCCCGGATAAACAGTAGCACTACCTTCGAGGAAAAGATTCTCAATGCCAATGGGAATATAAATTTCAGCAAGAGCACTAGGACACTAACGGTCGATAAACTAACAATCAACGGAGGCAGAATTTTTGAGAATAGCGGCAAGAGCAATAATGAGATAGCTGCAACAACGATCATTGGCGACGGTGACGTTCACTTCTATGGCGCAAATGCATCGGGGCTGGCAACTGCATTGGCAATAAATTGCACAGATATGAAAGGCTACAATGGGACAATAATTATTGGCGGAAACGGGGCAAATGGCTACGTGGATTTCCATCAGGACATTGCTTCGGCGGATGCCTCTTTTGGCATCGATATTGTAGGCGATGGAAATCGACTTGCTTTGAGTGGAGACCTCGCAGTCACTTCACTGACAGTCAACGGCGATGTCCTGAGTCTTGGAACCTACACGATCGATACCGCATCTAATCCAACGGCAACCGACCTATCGAATGTCAATGGGACGGATTACTCGTCATTCTTTGGCGATCTTGGTGGCACGATTACCGTAGCGACTCCAACTGCAAACGGACCACCAATCGTCCTCAGTAGTCCGGCTCTCACTGTAGGGCGCAACACAGCTACGCTCAGTGGTGAAGTCACGGATACTGGTGGTCAGCCTCCCGTCATCACGTTTTTCTACGGCACAAGCGACGGTGGCGGCGCAACACCTGAAGGATGGGATGGTTCCTTGGTCGTTGCTGGGGGCAATGGCCAATCAGGCACATTCAGCGCGGAAGTATATAACCTGCTGACAAGCCAATTGTATTACTACCGAATCCGCGCCGTGAACTCAGCCGGTGAAGACTGGAGCGACAGCTATGCAAGCTTCACCACGAGTTCCGCAACGAAGCCTGAAGTCATCACAACCATCGCGAGCAATGTCCAACCCTACGAAGCAACGCTCAATGGTGAAGTCACATTTACAGGTGGGATTGCCCCCACGGTAACTATCTACTACGGGACAACCGATGGAGAAGACATTGCTGTAAACTGGGCTGGCCAAATCGATGTCGATAGCGGCAATCCCCAGTCTGGCGTTTTCTCGCAGGAGGTCGCCAATCTGCTCCCGAACCGGACTTACTATTATCGTGCTTTTGCTGAGAATACTGTTGGCAGTTTTTGGTCTGAAACAACCCAAAGTTTCACGACAGCTGTTGCTGCCCCGACAGTCGATTACCCAGCTGCCAGCAATATCACCTACACGACCATCACCTTGAACGGCGAGGTCGCCGATACGGGTGGAGAAGATCCGGTAGTCACGATATTTTATGATACTGCGGACGGCGGTTTAGACGAGGGTGTTTGGAGCTACTCGATTGACCTTGGCACTCAGTCCAGCAGCTTCAATACTGCGATTAGCGGCTTGGCTCCGGACACGCCTTATTACTTTCGCGTTCGAGCTGCAAACTCGGGTGGAAGCGTTTGGACCGGCCTTGGAGCATTCAGCACGCCAGCTCTACGCGCCCCCGTCGTGATCAATATTGCAGCCAGTGGAATCGATTCACGCAGTGCAACACTTAATGGTGAGGTTACAGATACCGGAGGTGTTTCACCAATAGTTAGAATTTACTACGACGCAATAGATCAAGGAACGACTGCGGGGAACTGGGCGGCTTATGTGGATGTGGATAGTGGCTCCACGCAATCTGGTACATTCGCGGAGTCAATCAGTGGACTCCAACCCAATCAGACTTACTACTACCGCGCCTATGCGGAGAATTCCGTGGGCGGTGACTGGTCGGACTTCGCGGAGACCTTTACCACCCCGGTCACCCTTCCAGACGTGGTCACCGCAGATGCCAGTAACATCAACACCACGGAAGCCACCCTCAACGGTGAAGTCATCTCGACAGGTGGCGTCGCCCCGGACATCACGATCTTCTACGGCATGGCAGACGGCGGAGCGGATCCTGATAGGTGGGATAACGAGCTTATCCTCGGCACGCAATCGGGCGCCTTCATTAGAGCTGTGGACAACCTTAATTCTGGCACGACCTATTACTACCGCGCTCGCGCCGTGAACTCTGCAGGAACCAGCTGGAGCAGCGGTGATGCCGCTACCTTCGACACCCTGGTCGCTCCTCCCATGGTCGACAATGATCCTGCGACTAACATCAGCTATACCAATGCGACGCTCAATGGAGAAATCGTTCTGACTGGAGGAGAAGCCCCCGTTGTCACCCTTTACTATGGTGAAAGCGATGGCGGGATGCTAGTCGGAGGTTGGAGCTATTCTATCTCGGTCGACAACGGCAATCCGCAATCGGGTGAATTCTCGCAAATGGTGTCTGGTTTGGAGCCAGGGAAGTCTTACGTTTTCCGAGCTCGCGCGGTGAACTCCGCAGGCGAAGACTGGAGTAACTATGCTCAGGGCTTCTCCATGCTCGCTCCAACTACTCCAACGGTCACTAACCTACCTGCAACCGAAGTTGGTTCCAGCAGCGTAACGCTCAATGGCGAAGTCACGGATACCGGCGGCATTCCGCCCGAAGTATGGATTTTCTACGGCACCGATCCAAATAACTTGGATACATCCGTGCATGTCGATGGAGGGAATCCACAATCGGGAACCTTTGCCGAAACCATCAGTGGTCTGTTACCAGCGACTCGCTATTATTACCGAGCCTACGCGGTAAACTCTGTCGGGGGTACGTGGGCAGATGCTACCGGACATTTCGACACGGTGATCGGTCCTCCTATAGTAACCAACGATAGCGCTACCGCCATTGGCCTAACTCTGGTCACCTTCAATGGCGAAGTAACCTCGACCGGCGGTCAGACTCCGACCGTAACCCTCTATTATGGGAAAACCGACGGTGAGGACATCGCCGACAACTGGGATCATTCGGTAAGCATCGGTGCTCAACCTGGCATATTCGAAGCGCCGGTCAATGACCTCGATTTTAACACACAATATTACTACCGGGCATATGCTGAAAACTCCGGTGGTTTCGATTGGGCCGATGAAAGCAACACCTTTATCACTGACACCATTGGTAGCGGTGTCTCTGCCTACTTCGACAATGGTGAGTTCGAGGGAACAACCGCATTCAGTCACGGTTCGCATTTATACGGCAATCACTGGTCTTGCAATAAAGACAAGTGGACCATTGTTTCCGGCCAGTTTCAAGCGACTGGACTCGGTTCCTCCTCCCGAACGGCTACTCATACCGATGTAGGTTCATTAACAGGAACCGGCTGGACACTGCTATTCCGCATGGCTGAATACACCTCTGGTGGGCTAGGCAACTTTAGGTTGTGGCTTGGAAAAGAAGACGGAAACAATAGTAGCTCTGACCGCATAATGGGACTTGGCGGCACACCCAACTCTCCCGATTCCAACATTGTCGATAACAATGGCTGGACGTTGGCTTTAGAACTGAGTGCCGAACAATTACTTTCTCTTCAGCGTGAAGGGATACACAAGTTCGAGCTAACAGGAGTTGATATGTCGAACTATGATATTGCCGTGCTCTATTTCCATGGAGGCGGTTCATCCGGCAACTTCACTGGCACATTCGACGACTTTGCTTTTATCGCTCCTTCCGAAGGAGGTTCAACCCAACCGATAGTGATCGCAACGGGCGCAAGTGCCGTCGGCAATGACTTTGCTACCCTCAATGGCGAAGTTTCCTCGACCGGTGGCGAAGAACCAAGCGTCACGGTTTATTATGGGAAGACCGATGGCGAAGACATCGCAGGCAACTGGGACTATGCCGTAAACCTCGGAACCCAGTCTGGTTCCTTCAGATATGACGCTACCGATTTGGACATCACGACTCAATACTACTATCGAGTCCATGCCGCCAACTCATCCGGGGAAGATTGGTCTGATGCAACATCGACATTCAATACTCAATATCTTGCCGTGGCTGGAGTGAACTCAATCGACGTGATCATTAGTGAAAGCGAAATCAATGCAACTCAACCAGGTTATCATCCGGATGATGTATTCAATGCGGTTGGTATCCTACAGGAAAATGGATCCGAAACCAAAAGCGATCGTAACCTCGTCATTGGCTATACTCTGCCCACACTGCCACTTGGAGAAACAGTGGACACGGTGGAGCTCTTCTTTGAAATAACTTCAGCGATCGATATCAACGAAACCAGCCACCTCGAGCTCGACGTTTACATGCTCGATACCAACGACCCCGATGGCAGTGGAACTGAGTTCTTCTATCACGGTGACTCTGACTCGGCAGCTGATGTCTTCTTCGTTGGCACAACTTCGGTCACCATCAGCGGAAACTCGCAAAACGATTTCATCGACGATTATGAAGATCGGATCATTCGCCTAAGTGGATCTGCTCTGCATCGTCTGAAAAGTTATTATGGTGGCGATCACATTCCCGAACAAACGGAAGCATTTTTCCGATTCAATTTGGATACTAACCCGACACTCTTTGCACTCCAGCGCTATCACATCGACACAGGGTCAAACGAAACCGGACTCAATATCCGGACACTCGCTCGCACAACCGATTATCAAAACTGGATTTCTCAGAATCTGGACGCAGCGCAACAAGCAGCCTACGCTGCAAATCCCGATATCGACCACGATGGCGACGGCATGAGCCTGATTAAAGAGTTTTATTTTGCCAGGGATTTCCAAATCTCCGACTCGTCCAGTTTGCTCGTAATTAATCAAGGCCCAGGTGAATCCATAATGTCCGTCACTTATCAGCGCAGGAAGGCAACCCAAGGCGTTGTCATGAACTATGAAGTATCAAGTGATCTCTCAAACTGGACTCCAATCGCGAATCCAGTAGAAATCGTTCAAAGTATAGACGATGATATTGAAGAAGTCCAAATAGCCATTCCCGCTAGCACAAATACGACCTTTTACCGTCTTGTGATCGAATAA